The following are encoded together in the Synchiropus splendidus isolate RoL2022-P1 chromosome 7, RoL_Sspl_1.0, whole genome shotgun sequence genome:
- the gcn1 gene encoding eIF-2-alpha kinase activator GCN1 isoform X2 translates to MASDTQVSDTLKKFASNVTTSSLKERKEIFGELKQCVKEKALPEPAIKGLCRLFCLTLFRYQDAASRRELLSLIAQLADNQPDILATNLLHCLLNSGLITKNGEPSKCTGAAAVFGLSWTCLLVPRLFSLSEKREGATWMKLVEVQSLLVAEVVAGAKGNAQKVSIKNFTHLLKNNAGLVGQYISSLLSLEQSCVTLAMLGVCFDFCSAQKDKATIEKHKSAMLDLYIKTVLMSKTKPHKHILEKSGSLLRHVSHSEFKELLLPALQKAMLRSPENAMQTVSYLLSSVTLDVSQYAMEIGKAVASQLKANNVQLMEEAVQAMQNMAQQCSDPTAVQDIVSHLFKILGGSEGKLTVVAQKMSVLSGIASCSHHVVSGTSNQTLSSAVTLMFIPYLQQEVHEGTLVHAVNVLSQWSSRLTVEIPTALLDWLKKAFTLKTSTSLVRHAYLQGMLGSFKGDTLAQASDLVPLLLQTVEKAAAQNSQHSLLAEGLAASVLLCRLSLLDTMPESKLANFWSLILDEKKPLFTTEKFLSQANEDTQLSVLLLCERLILDHAHRLNSGKSQMYHHATVSVLLSRSWRVRKRVQQTVRKLLSSLGGSSLAHGLLGELRAVIHRHKVLDQDALVSDSGDLTELGRTYVLPRVLHEALTVVCSAASGDMTESESLAMETLIVAHHPSIEARRGLWSVLLSAMNIKAEEFVENNLDDILKHLLEVNTDDQAVKNAVGALSCLSPNKLLPRVMSHITEGLTRSASHGVTKEDYAIMQTPEGELYDKSIIQSAQKETTKKANMKRENKAYSYKEQIIELELQEELKKKKGVKDEVQLTSKQKEMVQAQLQRETSIRKRLQELDADLTSIVGLLEAILKENPPLVTRELPAVLQALMPLLHSPLAAPRIKQSFLDIGKSLLPGHLHQLAVLVGHVTLRMLKPECDLDKAWQQEDLNSAVARTVQLLHSHTVPQRESKTIDTAPLSAPAFSFCFPLLNATLRESSGSTEENETLMMKSLQIINQHAQLRAENDDNMTVDENGPELLPRVNMLLVLIRVISTATPRLQVLASQCLTALCASAGGGEGCTVAEQQEIDVLLNGLLSPCFSVRDTALRGLLEMEFALPTDSTEESGLRLLRRLWIAKFDVEEEGRALSEQLWESLGLDLVPDLCPLLIGDVTHHEEAVRTAAAEALSCAVSKYTDQSASVLAQLTELYHTKLYRPPPVLDTLGRVISESPPDQWEARCGIALALNKLSQFLDESQVTPLFLFFVPDALNDRHAEVRRCMLDAALSALNTHGKDNVSSLLPVFEEFLKNAPQDASYDSVRQSVVILMGSLAKHLDKNDPKVKPIVAKLITALSTPSQQVQESVASCLPPLVPAIKEDAAGIVRNLLQLLLESDKYAERKGAAYGLAGLVKGLGILALKQQEIMTTLTDAIQDKKNFRRREGSLFAFEMLCNMLGKLFEPYVVHVLPHLLLCFGDGNQYVREAADDCAKAVMRNLSAHGVKLVLPSLLVALEEESWRTKAGSVELLGAMAFCAPKQLSSCLPSIVPKLTEVLTDSHVKVQKAGQQALRQIGSVIRNPEILAITPILLDALTDPSRRTQTCLQTLLDTKFVHFIDAPSLALIMPIVQRAFQDRSTDTRKMAAQIIGNMYSLTDQKDLSPYLPSVIPGLKASLLDPVPEVRTVSAKALGAMVKGMGESCFDDLLPWLMETLASEQSSVDRSGAAQGLAEVMAGLGVEKLDKLMPDVVQTASKIDIASHVRDGYIMMFIYLPLTFGDKFTPYVGPIIPCILKALADENEYVRDTALRAGQRIISMYAETAIALLLPELEQGLFDDLWRIRFSSVQLLGDLLFHISGVTGKMTTETASEDDNFGTAASNKAIISALGAERRNRVLSGLYMGRSDTQLVVRQASLHVWKIVVSNTPRTLREILPTLFSLLLGFLASTCPDKRTIAARTLGDLVRKLGEKILPEIIPILEDGLRSDKSDERQGVCIGLSEIMKSTSKDAVLVFSESLVPTVRKALCDPLEEVREAAAKTFEQLHATIGHQALDDILPTLLKQLDDKDTAEFALDGLKQVMAVKSRSVLPYLVPKLTAPPVNTRVLAFLSAVTGDALTRHLGVILPALLSSLTGKLGTEEEAQELVNCQTVILSVEDEVGQRIIIDDLLEATRGTDSGLRQAAVTILNSYFARTRLDYSAHTRNLLSGLIRLLNDSNTEVLIQSWDTINSITKKLDAGSQLALIDDLHRDIRSAASDTKGEHLPGFCLPKKGVTCILPVLREGVLTGSPEQKEEAAKALGGVIKLTSPEALRPSVVNITGPLIRILGDRFAWTVKTALLETLTLLLAKVGIALKPFLPQLQTTFLKALQDSSRAVRLRAAEALGQLVSIHTKVDPLFTEQLSAIRNAEDSGVRETMLQALRFVIQGAGSKVDPAIRKNITTTLLGMLGHDEDATRMSSAGCIGELCAFLSEEELKTVLLQHILADMSGVDWMVRHGRSLALAIALKSAAEKLCVKEYSDAVMDTILANATADRIPIAASGIRGMGFLMRHQLKTEGSGVVSQRFISQLVKCLQNQSSDIRLVAERVLWWVFKDPSTPSMDMAQVKPLLKSLLDNTKDKNTSVRAQSEHTIVNLLQLRQGEENMQAITAILDSASNDLLSECHRRSLKKIASLPDSNEEIDDTILT, encoded by the exons ATGGCGTCGGACACGCAG GTTTCAGACACACTAAAGAAATTTGCATCAAATGTGACAACATCAAGCTTGAAAGAGCGCAAAGAGATATTTGGAGAGCTAAAACAGTGTGTCAAAGAAAAAg CATTACCAGAGCCTGCCATAAAAGGACTATGCAGACTTTTCTGCCTCACGCTGTTCAGATATCA ggATGCTGCCTCACGCAGAGAGCTCCTCTCTCTCATTGCTCAGCTGGCAGATAATCAGCCTGATATTCTTGCGACCAACCTTCTTCACTGCCTCCTGAACAGTGGGCTCATTACTAAAAATGGAGAGCCAAG TAAATGCACAGGGGCGGCTGCTGTCTTTGGTCTGTCTTGGACCTGCCTCCTGGTGCCCAGGCTGTTTTCTCTGTCTGAGAAGAGAGAAGGGGCCACCTGGATGAAGTTG GTCGAAGTGCAGAGCCTTCTTGTTGCTGAGGTAGTTGCGGGTGCCAAAGGCAACGCCCAAAAAGTGAGCATCAAGAATTTCACTCATCTCCTGAAGAAT aATGCCGGACTAGTTGGTCAATATATCAGCAGCTTGTTGAGTCTTGAACAATCATGTGTAACTTTGGCCATGCTTGGAGTGTGTTTCGACTTCTGTTCAGCTCAGAAGGACAAAGCGACAATTGAAAAGCACAAG AGTGCCATGCTGGACCTCTACATCAAGACAGTCCTGATGAGCAAGACAAAACCTCACAAGCATATTCTGGAGAAAAGTGGCTCCCTGCTCCGTCATGTCTCCCACTCTGAGTTTAAAGAGCTGCTCCTCCCTGCCTTGCAGAAGGCAATGCTTCGCAGTCCTGAGAATGCCATGCAGA CTGTTTCATACCTGTTGTCCTCTGTTACCCTTGACGTTAGTCAATATGCCATGGAAATTGGAAAAGCAGTTGCAA GCCAGTTGAAGGCAAATAATGTGCAGCTGATGGAGGAAGCAGTTCAGGCTATGCAGAACATGGCTCAACAATGCAGTGACCCCACTGCTGTGCAGGATATTGTCAGCCACCTCTTTAAGATCCTTGGAG GATCTGAAGGAAAACTCACAGTTGTTGCCCAAAAGATGAGCGTGTTGTCAG GAATTGCCAGCTGCAGCCATCATGTGGTGTCAGGAACTTCAAACCAGACTTTAAGTTCTGCTGTCACGCTGATGTTCATTCCCTATTTGCAGCAAGAAG TTCACGAAGGCACATTGGTACATGCAGTAAATGTCCTCTCCCAATGGAGCAGTCGCCTTACAGTTGAAATTCCCACTGCACTGCTTGATTGGCTGAAAAAGGCTTTCACCCTAAAGACGTCCACGTCGCTTGTACGTCATGCCTACCTACAAGGCATGTTGGGCTCATTTAAag GTGACACGCTGGCCCAAGCCTCAGACCTCGTGCCTTTGCTCCTCCAAACTGTGGAGAAAGCAGCTGCACAGAACTCCCAACATTCTCTCCTTGCTGAAGGCTTGGCTGCGTCAGTCCTTTTATGTCGCCTGTCTCTTCTTGACACAATGCCAG AGTCTAAACTGGCCAACTTTTGGAGTTTGATTTTGGATGAGAAAAAGCCACTTTTCACAACAGAGAAGTTCCTGTCCCAGGCCAATGAAGATA cgCAACTTTCTGTGCTCCTGCTCTGTGAAAGGCTTATCTTGGACCACGCCCATCGACTAAACTCTGGCAAATCCCA GATGTATCATCATGCCACTGTTTCAGTCCTGTTGTCTCGGAGCTGGCGGGTACGAAAACGTGTCCAACAGACCGTTCGGAAGCTTCTCTCATCTCTGGGCGGCTCCAGCCTAGCTCACGGCCTGCTGGGAGAATTGAGAGCAGTCATCCACAGACATAAA GTTCTCGACCAGGATGCACTGGTGTCCGATTCTGGGGATTTAACGGAGCTTGGCCGCACCTATGTCTTACCCCGTGTCCTGCATGAGGCACTGACTGTGGTTTGCTCTGCTGCTAGTGGTGATATGACTGAATCTGAAAGTTTGGCCATGGAAACCCTCATAGTTGCCCATCATCCATCAATAG AAGCCCGCCGCGGTCTGTGGTCTGTTCTGCTCTCTGCCATGAACATAAAAGCAGAAGAATTTGTCGAAAATAATCTTGACGATATTCTGAAGCATCTGTTGGAAGTCAATACAGATGACCAG GCAGTGAAGAATGCAGTCGGTGCCCTTTCTTGCCTATCACCCAACAAACTACTGCCTCGAGTAATGAGTCATATTACTGAGGGGCTTACTCGATCAGCTAGTCATGGAGTAACTAAGGAAGACTACGCCATCATGCAGACCCCAGAGGGTGAGCTGTATGATAAGAGCATCATTCAGAG TGCACAGAAGGAAACAACAAAGAAAGCCAATATGAAGCGTGAGAATAAGGCCTACTCCTACAAGGAACAGATAATTGAGCTGGAGTTACAGGAG GAGCTGAAAAAGAAGAAGGGCGTGAAAGATGAAGTACAGCTGACGAGCAAACAGAAGGAAATGGTTCAAGCTCAGCTTCAGAGGGAGACGTCCATTCGAAAGAGACTTCAGGAG CTGGATGCTGACCTGACAAGTATAGTGGGTCTGCTTGAAGCTATTTTGAAAGAAAACCCACCTCTGGTCACCAGGGAGTTGCCTGCTGTCCTTCAGGCTCTAATGCCTCTCCTACactctccactggctgctccTCGCATCAAACAATCCTTTTTGGACATCGGCAAAAGCCTTCTTCCAGGCCACCTGCATCAGCTGG CTGTGCTTgtaggtcatgtgactttgagAATGCTGAAGCCTGAATGTGATCTGGATAAGGCCTGGCAACAAGAAGACCTCAACTCAGCAGTCGCACGAACTGTGCAGCTGCTGCACAGTCACACTGTCCCTCAGAGGGAGAGCAAGACAATTG ATACAGCCCCACTGTCAGCACCAGCCTTTTCCTTTTGCTTCCCACTGCTCAATGCCAcactcagggaatcttcaggcaGCACTGAGGAGAATGAAACTCTAATGATGAAATCGCTGCAAATCATTAACCAGCATGCCCAGCTCCGTGCAGAAAACGATGACAACATGACAGTTGATGAG AATGGCCCTGAACTGCTTCCACGTGTCAACATGCTGCTGGTACTGATCAGAGTGATTTCTACTGCAACCCCAAGGCTTCAG GTGTTGGCTTCTCAGTGTTTGACTGCTCTGTGCGCCAGTGCTGGCGGAGGGGAAGGTTGCACTGTAGCAGAACAACAAGAGATCGATGTCCTGCTCAACGGCCTCCTCTCGCCATGCTTTTCTGTCCGCGACACTGCCCTCAGG GGCTTACTGGAGATGGAGTTTGCTCTCCCAACAGACAGCACTGAGGAGAGTGGACTTAGATTGCTTAGGAGGCTTTGGATTGCCAAATTTGACGTTGAAGAAGAGGGTCGTGCTTTATCTGAACA ACTGTGGGAGTCCCTGGGTTTGGACTTGGTCCCAGACCTTTGCCCTCTGCTAATTGGAGACGTCACTCACCATGAGGAGGCTGTTcgtactgctgctgctgaagctttGTCTTGTGCTGTGTCCAAATACACCGACCAGTCAGCCTCAGTGCTGGCTCAACTCACTGAACTGTATCACACAAAACTATAT AGACCACCTCCTGTACTGGACACTCTGGGCAGAGTCATCTCTGAATCTCCGCCTGACCAATGGGAAGCTAG GTGTGGAATCGCTCTGGCTCTGAACAAGTTGTCTCAGTTCCTCGATGAATCCCAGGtcactcctctcttcctcttctttgttCCCGACGCTCTGAATGACCGTCATGCTGAGGTGCGACGCTGCATGTTGGATGCCGCACTCTCTGCCCTAAATACCCATGGAAAG GATAATGTGAGCTCCCTCCTGCCAGTCTTCGAGGAGTTTCTGAAGAATGCCCCTCAGGATGCCAGCTACGACTCTGTCCGGCAGAGTGTGGTCATTCTTATGGGCTCTTTGGCAAAACATCTCGATAAAAATGACCCCAAAGTTAAACCCATCGTGGCAAAACTCATCACAGCACTGTCGACACCATCGCAACAG GTTCAGGAATCTGTTGCCAGCTGTCTCCCTCCACTAGTGCCTGCCATCAAGGAGGATGCTGCTGGCATCGTCAGgaatctgctgcagctgctgctggagagcgACAAGTATGCAGAGAGGAAAGGAGCTGCATATGGACTGGCCGGTCTGGTCAAAGGACTTGGAATTCTTGCCCTCAAACAGCAGGAAATCATGACCACACTGACGGATGCTATccaggacaaaaaaaacttcagacggCGGGAAG GGTCATTGTTTGCCTTTGAGATGTTGTGCAACATGTTGGGAAAATTGTTTGAGCCATACGTTGTCCACGTGCTGCCACATCTACTGCTCTGTTTTGGAGATGGAAATCAGTATGTCAGGGAG GCTGCTGATGACTGTGCCAAAGCTGTGATGAGGAACTTGAGTGCTCATGGTGTGAAGCTTGTGCTTCCATCTCTGCTGGTGGCCCTTGAGGAAGAGTCCTGGAGGACGAAAGCTG GCTCTGTGGAATTGCTGGGTGCCATGGCTTTCTGCGCTCCCAAACAGCTCTCCTCCTGCCTTCccagcattgtgccaaaactaacagaagtgtTGACTGACTCTCATGTTAAGGTCCAGAAGGCTGGTCAGCAGGCCCTCAGACAGATTGGTTCAGTTATCCGTAACCCAGAAATTCTCG CCATAACGCCAATACTTCTGGACGCTCTGACTGATCCATCCAGAAGAACCCAGACATGCCTGCAGACGCTGTTAGACACCAAGTTTGTCCACTTTATCGACGCCCCCTCTCTGGCTCTGATAATGCCAATTGTCCAAAGAGCCTTCCAGGATCGATCCACTGATACTCGCAAGATGGCTGCGCAGATTATTGGCAACATGTACTCCCTGACGGATCAGAAG GATTTGTCGCCGTATCTGCCCAGTGTTATTCCCGGACTTAAAGCATCTCTGTTGGATCCAGTACCTGAG GTTCGCACAGTATCAGCCAAGGCCTTGGGTGCCATGGTAAAGGGAATGGGTGAATCCTGCTTTGACGACTTGCTGCCTTGGTTAATGGAGACACTGGCATCTGAGCAAAGTTCTGTTGATCGCTCTGGAGCAGCCCAAG GGCTGGCTGAGGTTATGGCTGGGCTGGGAGTAGAGAAGCTGGACAAGCTGATGCCCGACGTGGTTCAGACTGCCAGCAAGATAGATATTGCCTCCCATGTGAGAGACGGCTACATCATGATGTTCATCTACCTGCCCCTCACCTTTGGAGACAAATTTACACCCTACGTGGGGCCCATCATCCCCTGTATTCTCAAG GCGCTGGCTGATGAGAACGAATATGTAAGAGACACAGCACTGAGAGCTGGTCAGCGAATCATCAGTATGTACGCTGAGACTGCTATTGCACTGCTGCTTCCCGAGCTTGAACAGGGTCTCTTTGATGATCTTTGGAGAATCAG GTTCAGCTCGGTGCAGTTGCTTGGAGATCTTCTGTTCCACATTTCTGGAGTGACTGGAAAGATGACCACAGAAACTGCATCTGAGGATGACAACTTTGGGACAGCTGCCTCCAATAAA GCCATTATATCAGCTCTTGGGGCAGAGAGGCGTAACCGCGTCCTGTCTGGTCTCTACATGGGTCGATCTGACACGCAGCTAGTTGTGCGACAGGCATCCCTGCACGTGTGGAAGATAGTCGTGTCCAACACTCCCAGAACCCTCCGGGAAATTCTGCCGACACTCTTCAGTCTCTTACTGGGCTTCCTGGCTTCCACCTGTCCGGACAAGAGAACG atCGCTGCTCGGACACTTGGGGATCTGGTGAGGAAATTGGGAGAGAAGATCCTCCCGGAGATTATTCCAATTTTGGAAGACGGTCTTCGCTCCGACAAGAGTGACGAGAGGCAAGGAGTGTGCATAGGTCTCAGTGAAATCATGAAATCCACCAGCAAAGATGCG GTACTGGTCTTTTCTGAGTCCCTGGTCCCGACTGTGAGGAAGGCTTTGTGCGATCCATTGGAGGAGGTCAGAGAAGCTGCAGCGAAAACATTTGAGCAGCTCCATGCAACAATTGGTCACCAGGCACTGGACGACATCTTGCCGACGCTTCTTAAGCAACTG GATGACAAGGACACTGCTGAGTTTGCATTGGATGGTCTGAAGCAGGTCATGGCGGTGAAGAGCCGTTCAGTGCTGCCTTACTTGGTGCCAAAG CTGACAGCTCCTCCGGTGAACACCCGTGTCCTGGCTTTCCTCTCTGCTGTGACTGGCGATGCTCTGACCCGCCACCTTGGTGTTATTCTGCCggctctgctctcctctctcaCAGGAAAATTGGGAACTGAAGAAGAAGCCCAG GAGCTGGTCAACTGTCAGACTGTGATCCTGTCAGTGGAAGATGAAGTGGGTCAGCGCATCATCATTGATGATCTATTGGAAGCCACTCGAGGAACAGATTCCGGCCTTCGACAAGCTGCCGTCACCATTCTCAATAGCTACTTTGCTCGAACACGTCTGGACTACAGTGCTCACACACGCAACCTGCTCTCTGGCCTCATCCGCCTCCTCAATGACTCCAACACAGAAGTTCTGATTCAGAGCTGGGACACCATCAACTCCATCACGAAG AAATTGGATGCTGGCAGTCAACTGGCTTTGATTGATGACCTCCATCGAGATATCCGATCAGCTGCGAGTGATACAAAGGGTGAACACCTCCCTGGGTTCTGTCTGCCCAAAAAG GGGGTTACGTGCATCTTGCCGGTTCTGAGAGAAGGCGTCTTGACTGGAAGCCCTGAGCAGAAAGAAGAAGCTGCCAAAGCTCTTGGTGGTGTCATTAAACTCACATCACCTGAGGCTCTACGGCCGTCTGTTGTGAACATAACTGGGCCCCTCATTCGTATTTTGGGAGACCGCTTTGCTTGGACGGTGAAAACGGCGCTGTTGGAGACCCTCACACTCTTGCTAGCAAAG GTGGGCATCGCACTGAAGCCATTCCTGCCGCAGCTGCAGACCACCTTCCTCAAAGCTCTGCAAGATTCAAGTCGCGCTGTGAGACTGCGGGCTGCTGAAGCTCTCGGCCAGCTGGTGTCCATTCACACCAAGGTTGATCCTCTATTCACGGAGCAGCTGTCTGCCATTCGAAATGCTGAAGATTCCGGAGTCAG GGAGACCATGCTCCAAGCCTTAAGGTTTGTCATCCAGGGGGCCGGTTCCAAGGTGGACCCAGCTATCAGAAAAAACATCACCACCACATTACTGGGCATGCTGGGACATGATGAG GATGCAACCAGAATGTCTTCAGCTGGCTGCATCGGTGAGCTCTGTGCTTTCCTTtctgaggaggaactgaagaCTGTGCTGCTGCAACACATCTTAG CCGACATGTCTGGGGTGGACTGGATGGTGCGGCATGGACGCAGCTTGGCTCTGGCAATCGCACTGAAGTCTGCTGCAGAAAAGCTTTGCGTGAAGGAATACAGTGATGCGGTGATGGACACCATTTTGGCCAACGCTACTGCCGACAGG ATTCCCATCGCAGCCAGCGGGATCCGGGGAATGGGATTCCTGATGAGGCATCAGCTAAAAACAGAGGGGAGCGGTGTGGTTTCCCAGCGGTTCATTTCACAGTTAGTCAAG TGTCTTCAGAACCAGTCGAGTGACATCCGGCTGGTGGCAGAGAGGGTGCTGTGGTGGGTTTTCAAAGACCCTTCTACGCCCTCAATGGATATGGCTCAAGTCAAGCCGCTGCTGAAGAGTCTGCTGGACAACACCAAGGACAAGAACACCAGCGTCCGAGCGCAGAGCGAGCACACCATTGTCAACCTTTTACAGCTGCGCCAGGGAGAGGAGAACATGCAG GCCATAACCGCCATTCTGGACTCTGCCAGTAACGACCTGCTGTCTGAGTGCCACCGTCGCTCTTTGAAGAAAATAGCCAGCTTGCCAGACTCCAATGAAGAGATAGACGACACTATCCTCACGTGA